A region of the Spirochaeta isovalerica genome:
AAAAATCAAAGGCTATAGAAATACCGATTGGAAAGTATCAGAATAAAAAACGTTTTCTGAATTGATATATAGACATATATTAATCCTCCTGCGGAGGATTAGTTAGAAAATTATATAAAATACGATTGGAAAGTCTGAAAAATATTTTTTAATTGGATATATCGTTTATTTTTATATTAACATAAAATCAAAGGAATCTATTTATGACTTTCATTCAGGACATATCAGAGTTCATCTTTCTAAACGATAAAATTGAAGAATCAGATATTATTTTTATACCTGGAGGGTCATATCCGGAGTTAGGAGAATATGCTGCAAGATTATGGAATAATAAGATTGCCCCATATGTAATGCCTTCTGGTGGTGTTTCCATAAAGACAGGTAAATTTAACGGGGTTAAATCCAAAAAGAACATATATAGCAAAGATTACAAAACTGATTGTGAATTCCTTACAGATGTTTTAAAAATAAACGGAGTTCCCGAAGAAGCAATAATCTGTGAAGACAAATCTTCTTTCACAAAAGAAAATGCTATTCTATCAAAAAGAATACTAGATTTATATGGAATGAAAATTAAGAAAGCAATTATATGCTGCAAATCATTTCATGCGCGAAGAGCATTACTTTGTTATCAATTTGCCTTTCCAAAAACTGAGTTTCTTATGCATCCATACCCATATGTAGAAAATAATGTCGAGATATCAAAATTGAACTG
Encoded here:
- a CDS encoding YdcF family protein; translated protein: MTFIQDISEFIFLNDKIEESDIIFIPGGSYPELGEYAARLWNNKIAPYVMPSGGVSIKTGKFNGVKSKKNIYSKDYKTDCEFLTDVLKINGVPEEAIICEDKSSFTKENAILSKRILDLYGMKIKKAIICCKSFHARRALLCYQFAFPKTEFLMHPYPYVENNVEISKLNWHNSEIGIKRVLGELQRCGNQFEEEFIRLLE